The following are encoded together in the Salinibacterium sp. UTAS2018 genome:
- a CDS encoding ABC transporter substrate-binding protein, with protein MFTKRTLAVVALVAASAISLSGCSTTEAAAGDVDASTATTAEDFGGMDALIAAAQAEGELNVIALPDNWANYGEIKALFEEKYDIIVNSADPDVSSAEEIAAADNLKGQDTAPDVFDLGTAVALDSLDYFAPYMVANWDEIPADNKEATGLWYNDYTGSMSIGYDSNSVPEPTSLDDLLKPEYRGAVALNGDPTQAGAAFAALGLATVHRGGTLDDFTPGIEFFNELNAAGNFIPVNVTGATIAAGETKVAFDWSYNNLAAAATVDGWKVTTLPGAVYTSFYNQAISVDAPHPAAARLWQEFLYSPEAQNLFIVGGAYPVTIQALQDAGTVDTAALDALGALEGELVTPTPEQAEKNAEILAEKWTVAIG; from the coding sequence TTGTTCACTAAGCGCACCCTCGCCGTCGTTGCACTCGTTGCAGCATCGGCGATCTCACTCAGTGGTTGCAGCACCACCGAGGCAGCAGCAGGCGATGTTGACGCATCGACCGCCACCACCGCCGAAGACTTTGGCGGAATGGACGCTCTTATTGCAGCCGCTCAGGCTGAGGGCGAACTCAACGTCATCGCGTTGCCCGACAACTGGGCAAACTACGGCGAGATCAAGGCTCTCTTCGAAGAGAAGTACGACATCATCGTCAACTCCGCTGACCCCGACGTTTCCAGCGCCGAAGAAATCGCTGCTGCGGACAACCTCAAGGGCCAAGACACCGCGCCTGACGTCTTCGACCTCGGAACTGCTGTTGCGCTCGACAGCCTCGACTACTTTGCTCCCTACATGGTCGCCAACTGGGATGAGATTCCCGCTGACAATAAGGAAGCAACCGGCCTCTGGTACAACGATTACACCGGCAGCATGTCGATTGGCTATGACTCCAACTCGGTTCCCGAGCCTACGAGCCTCGACGACCTGCTCAAGCCGGAGTACCGCGGCGCTGTAGCGCTGAACGGCGACCCCACGCAGGCCGGAGCCGCGTTCGCTGCTCTCGGACTCGCCACGGTTCACCGCGGCGGAACGCTCGACGACTTCACTCCCGGTATCGAGTTCTTCAACGAGCTCAACGCCGCTGGCAACTTCATCCCGGTCAACGTCACGGGAGCGACCATTGCTGCCGGCGAGACCAAGGTTGCCTTCGACTGGAGCTACAACAACCTCGCTGCGGCAGCAACGGTTGATGGCTGGAAGGTAACGACTCTTCCCGGCGCCGTCTACACGAGCTTCTACAACCAGGCCATCAGCGTGGATGCTCCGCACCCGGCTGCTGCTCGTCTCTGGCAAGAATTCCTCTACAGCCCTGAAGCGCAGAACCTCTTCATCGTCGGCGGCGCGTACCCGGTCACGATTCAGGCACTGCAGGATGCCGGAACGGTCGACACCGCAGCACTCGACGCCCTCGGCGCTCTCGAGGGTGAACTCGTCACGCCCACCCCGGAGCAGGCCGAGAAGAACGCAGAGATCCTGGCTGAAAAGTGGACTGTGGCAATCGGCTAA
- a CDS encoding ABC transporter permease, with protein sequence MTADVAAPLSSRAKTANQAVRIGAEPSPLVRRLILGIIGAIFLIPIIAMIEFTFRNGLAGDYTTSHWTGLFSEDSARTYRGLYQAIENSLVLAAVTVGIVLVLLLPTMVLVHLQFPRLKRTLEFICIIPITVPAIVLVVGLAPVYSVVVQVLGGSTWTLAFAYGITVLPYAYRAIQGNLDAIPVKTLSEAANTLGAGWLTVLWTILLPNLRRGVLAASFISIAVVLGEFTIASLLNRRNLQTALLQVSQSDPWVAVIFALAALVLAFVLLLIIGRLGTASPSRRKS encoded by the coding sequence GTGACCGCCGACGTGGCCGCGCCGCTGAGCTCGCGCGCGAAGACCGCGAACCAGGCCGTGCGCATCGGGGCCGAACCGAGCCCCCTCGTCCGCCGCCTCATCCTCGGCATCATCGGCGCGATCTTCCTGATCCCGATCATTGCGATGATCGAGTTCACCTTCCGCAACGGGCTGGCCGGCGACTACACGACGAGTCACTGGACGGGACTCTTCAGCGAAGACAGTGCCCGCACCTACCGCGGTCTATACCAAGCGATCGAGAACTCGCTTGTGCTCGCCGCCGTTACCGTGGGCATCGTGCTCGTGCTTCTGCTGCCGACGATGGTGCTCGTGCATCTGCAGTTTCCGCGGCTCAAGCGCACGCTCGAGTTCATCTGCATCATCCCGATCACGGTGCCCGCCATCGTGCTGGTTGTGGGGCTCGCGCCGGTCTACTCGGTGGTCGTACAAGTGCTTGGCGGCTCCACCTGGACTCTCGCCTTCGCCTACGGCATCACCGTGCTGCCGTATGCCTATCGCGCCATACAGGGCAACCTCGACGCGATCCCGGTGAAGACCCTCAGCGAAGCGGCGAACACCCTCGGCGCTGGCTGGCTGACCGTGCTGTGGACAATCTTGCTGCCCAACCTGCGTCGCGGAGTGCTCGCGGCATCCTTCATCTCGATCGCCGTTGTGTTGGGGGAGTTCACCATCGCGAGCCTGCTCAACCGCCGCAACCTGCAAACCGCGCTGCTGCAGGTGTCACAGTCCGACCCGTGGGTAGCCGTGATTTTCGCGCTCGCCGCCCTTGTTCTCGCTTTCGTCTTGCTGCTGATCATTGGCCGCCTTGGCACAGCTTCGCCCTCTAGGAGAAAATCATGA
- a CDS encoding putative quinol monooxygenase, with product MTFVNVGTLGVKPGHRDEVVAILTRRSTDLDSAGCLSYEVGVSGEQPDTVFVSELWESAEAHALSLQLASVQAAIKEAMPLLSGEMGGHRFEVVGSPLRD from the coding sequence ATGACTTTCGTAAACGTAGGCACCCTCGGAGTGAAGCCCGGCCACCGCGATGAGGTCGTCGCGATTCTCACGCGTCGCAGCACAGACCTCGATAGCGCCGGATGCCTCAGTTACGAGGTTGGGGTAAGCGGCGAGCAGCCCGACACGGTGTTTGTTTCTGAGCTGTGGGAATCGGCCGAGGCCCACGCCCTCTCGTTGCAGCTGGCGAGCGTGCAGGCCGCGATCAAAGAAGCGATGCCGCTGCTGAGCGGCGAGATGGGCGGCCACCGCTTCGAGGTTGTCGGATCACCGCTGCGCGACTAA
- a CDS encoding FAD-dependent monooxygenase codes for MCGAGISGLTVAGQLAERGWEVTLLEAAPERRTQGYMIDFFGPGYDAAEKMGILERLRELSYSITEARFVRPNGRSQSLDYGVVAANEGGKLLSLMRQDLELTLFEALPDSVDVRFGSAVTAVEDRTDYVTAVLADGTRISGDIVVAADGIHSAVRYSIFGDSAAFDRQLGMHTCAYTFDSPTLHAKLGDSLISTDELDRMVGLYGLHDGRVALFAAHRVEDTVLPANTREAIQAAYAGMGDDVAEALAKCPEPAKIYYDQVAQIELPVWSRGRVVFAGDACQAVSLLAGQGASLAIAGGLLLAEKVSGDREPSAAFAEYEEEWMPVVADKQAAGRRAANGFLPHTTFQLWKRRVGLALLTTPVIGKFVTSSVTGTKALNQ; via the coding sequence GTGTGTGGAGCAGGAATTTCGGGGCTCACGGTCGCCGGTCAATTGGCCGAGCGCGGCTGGGAGGTCACGCTGCTCGAGGCTGCGCCCGAACGTCGCACGCAGGGCTACATGATCGACTTCTTCGGACCCGGCTATGACGCCGCCGAAAAGATGGGCATTCTGGAGCGTTTGCGCGAGCTGAGCTACTCGATCACCGAGGCGCGCTTTGTGCGCCCCAACGGTCGTAGCCAGTCGCTCGATTATGGAGTGGTCGCCGCCAATGAGGGTGGCAAGCTCCTGAGTCTCATGCGTCAAGACCTCGAGTTGACACTCTTCGAAGCTCTGCCCGACTCCGTCGATGTGCGGTTCGGCAGTGCGGTCACCGCGGTGGAAGATCGCACCGACTACGTCACGGCGGTATTGGCCGATGGCACGCGCATTTCGGGCGACATCGTGGTCGCGGCCGACGGCATCCATTCGGCTGTTCGTTACAGCATCTTTGGCGATTCGGCGGCGTTCGACCGTCAACTCGGCATGCACACCTGCGCCTACACGTTCGATTCACCGACGTTGCACGCCAAGCTTGGCGACAGCCTGATTTCTACTGACGAGCTGGACCGCATGGTCGGGCTTTACGGTCTGCACGACGGCCGGGTAGCGCTCTTCGCCGCGCACCGTGTCGAGGACACCGTGCTGCCCGCTAACACCCGCGAGGCCATTCAGGCCGCCTATGCGGGCATGGGCGACGACGTGGCTGAAGCGTTAGCGAAGTGCCCGGAGCCGGCCAAGATTTACTACGACCAGGTTGCACAGATCGAGTTACCGGTGTGGAGCCGCGGTCGAGTCGTCTTCGCGGGGGATGCCTGTCAGGCGGTGTCACTGCTCGCCGGGCAGGGTGCATCCTTGGCGATTGCCGGCGGGCTGCTGTTGGCCGAGAAAGTTTCGGGCGATCGCGAACCGAGTGCGGCTTTCGCCGAATACGAAGAAGAGTGGATGCCGGTGGTCGCCGATAAGCAGGCCGCTGGTCGTCGTGCCGCGAACGGCTTTCTGCCGCACACCACGTTTCAGTTGTGGAAGCGTCGCGTGGGGCTCGCGCTTCTCACGACGCCGGTCATTGGCAAGTTCGTTACGTCGTCTGTCACGGGGACAAAAGCACTGAATCAGTGA
- a CDS encoding MIP/aquaporin family protein — protein MTAPRSFALARRLTAEFIGSAGLAAVVIGSGIAAQQLSPGDTGLQLLENALATAFGLGVLILVFMTVSGAHFNPVVSIVDSLSGLRSWRDTAFYIPTQIIGCIAGAILANLMFAQAAVTFSTTVRLTPSHFLSEVVATAGLIVVIFALVRTGRANLAPIAVGTYIGGAYFFTSSTSFANPAITIGRMFSDTFAGIAPGSAPGFIAAQLIGAAIGFGLVRWVFPERRIA, from the coding sequence ATGACCGCGCCTCGCTCTTTCGCTCTTGCCCGCCGACTGACCGCTGAATTTATCGGCAGCGCCGGCCTCGCCGCGGTCGTCATCGGTTCCGGTATCGCCGCTCAACAGCTCTCCCCGGGCGATACGGGGCTGCAGCTTTTGGAGAATGCCCTCGCGACCGCCTTTGGACTCGGCGTGCTCATCCTCGTCTTCATGACGGTCAGCGGCGCGCACTTCAACCCAGTCGTCTCGATCGTGGATTCGCTCAGCGGGCTGCGGTCGTGGCGCGATACCGCGTTCTACATCCCGACCCAGATCATCGGATGCATCGCCGGCGCGATCCTCGCCAACCTCATGTTCGCGCAGGCTGCTGTCACGTTCAGCACGACCGTGCGCCTGACGCCAAGCCACTTTCTCAGCGAGGTCGTCGCTACCGCCGGACTCATCGTCGTGATCTTCGCCCTCGTGCGAACCGGCCGTGCGAACCTTGCGCCGATCGCTGTGGGCACGTACATCGGCGGCGCGTACTTTTTCACGAGCTCCACGAGCTTCGCCAACCCTGCCATCACCATCGGTCGGATGTTCAGCGACACGTTTGCGGGAATCGCCCCCGGCTCGGCCCCCGGCTTCATCGCGGCCCAGCTCATCGGCGCCGCGATCGGTTTCGGCCTCGTGCGGTGGGTGTTCCCCGAGCGTCGAATCGCGTAA
- a CDS encoding ABC transporter permease subunit, with the protein MSLATAPAPAQDGVELTARHHPRVAPAKKPSNRRRRLAYAGLTPFAAYVLIFLALPTILAVVTGFFSDDGSLTFDNVTGLFTPTILATFGSSFWLSGVTAVIGAVVGALICYAMLGTKVGGLLRTIIESAASVLAQFGGVMLAFAFIATIGVQGLVTVILRDTFGIDIFADGVWLYQVPGLILPYVYFQVPLMVITFLPALTALRPQWAEASATLGGSRFAYWRHIAAPVLAPAFLGSLLLLFANAFSSFATAAALISQGSQIVPLQIRAALVSETVLGRENMAGALALGMIVVMVVVMWAYSVLQSRTSRWQK; encoded by the coding sequence GTGTCGCTAGCCACCGCGCCAGCGCCCGCTCAGGATGGTGTCGAGCTCACCGCTCGGCACCATCCTCGCGTGGCCCCGGCCAAGAAGCCGTCGAACCGACGTCGTCGCCTCGCTTATGCGGGGCTGACGCCGTTCGCGGCCTACGTTCTAATCTTTCTCGCCCTGCCGACCATCCTTGCGGTGGTCACGGGCTTCTTCTCCGACGACGGTTCGCTGACGTTCGACAACGTGACGGGGCTGTTCACCCCGACCATCCTCGCCACCTTTGGCAGTTCTTTCTGGCTCTCCGGGGTCACCGCTGTCATCGGTGCCGTCGTCGGCGCTCTCATTTGCTACGCGATGCTCGGCACCAAGGTTGGCGGCCTGCTGCGCACGATCATCGAGTCTGCAGCCAGCGTGCTCGCCCAGTTCGGCGGTGTGATGCTGGCGTTCGCCTTCATCGCGACGATCGGCGTGCAGGGTCTCGTCACGGTCATCCTGCGCGACACCTTCGGCATTGACATTTTTGCGGATGGCGTGTGGCTCTATCAGGTGCCCGGCCTCATCCTTCCCTACGTCTACTTTCAGGTTCCCCTCATGGTGATCACGTTCTTGCCCGCCCTCACGGCGCTGCGCCCGCAATGGGCTGAGGCCAGCGCCACGCTCGGCGGTAGTCGCTTCGCGTACTGGCGCCACATTGCGGCTCCCGTGCTCGCCCCGGCGTTCCTCGGCTCGCTACTGTTGCTCTTCGCCAACGCCTTCTCGTCGTTCGCCACGGCTGCCGCCCTCATCAGCCAGGGTTCGCAAATCGTGCCCCTGCAGATCCGGGCTGCCCTCGTGAGCGAAACCGTGCTCGGCCGCGAGAACATGGCGGGTGCCTTAGCGCTCGGGATGATCGTGGTCATGGTCGTCGTCATGTGGGCGTACTCGGTGCTGCAGTCCCGCACCTCGCGGTGGCAGAAGTGA
- a CDS encoding winged helix-turn-helix domain-containing protein, with product MADSLSAEQARRVLLAAQGFGRGTATAASPAGTRQLNLLFDRLRLLQLDSVNVFERSHYQPVFARLGHYDKAALDALTFRKPTPRSPGRYVEYWAHEAALIPLESWPLWRWKMDSLRQRDAQRYEWVRNNQPMLQWLREELANTGPVTAREIEHDANRRTGPWWGWSDVKQGLEMLFRWGDVVTAGRTRFERTYALTEHVVPAELREREVSRADAHRALVAESARALGVGTASDLADYFRLKGVDVRPAIDELVDAGELVPVIVRGWDQPAWLHREARIPRRIDHVALLSPFDPVVWDRKRAERMFGFHYRIEIYTPEPKRQFGYYSLPVLVDDALVGRIDLKTDRHAGVLRVQSAWHEAGLDALPGGTGALAERIVPTLREIARWQGMGEISVTGRGTLSPAIEAELQR from the coding sequence GTGGCCGATTCCCTCTCTGCAGAGCAAGCGCGCCGAGTGCTGCTCGCTGCCCAGGGCTTCGGGCGCGGCACCGCGACCGCGGCCAGCCCCGCGGGCACGCGCCAGCTCAACCTGCTGTTCGACCGCCTCCGGCTGCTGCAACTCGACTCGGTGAACGTGTTCGAGCGCAGTCACTACCAGCCAGTGTTCGCCCGCCTCGGGCACTACGACAAAGCAGCGCTCGATGCCCTGACGTTCCGCAAGCCAACGCCGCGCAGCCCCGGCCGGTATGTCGAGTATTGGGCTCACGAAGCCGCGCTCATTCCGCTCGAGTCGTGGCCACTGTGGCGCTGGAAGATGGACTCGCTGCGCCAACGCGACGCCCAGCGCTACGAATGGGTGCGCAACAACCAGCCCATGCTGCAGTGGCTACGTGAAGAACTTGCCAACACCGGCCCCGTCACCGCCCGCGAGATTGAGCACGACGCCAACCGTCGCACCGGCCCCTGGTGGGGCTGGTCTGATGTGAAGCAAGGGCTGGAGATGCTGTTCCGCTGGGGCGATGTCGTCACCGCCGGCCGCACCCGCTTCGAACGCACCTACGCGCTCACGGAACACGTTGTTCCGGCCGAGCTGCGCGAACGCGAAGTGAGCCGCGCCGACGCGCATCGGGCCCTGGTTGCTGAATCGGCACGGGCGCTGGGCGTGGGCACGGCATCCGACCTCGCCGACTACTTTCGCCTCAAAGGTGTCGACGTGCGCCCCGCCATCGACGAACTCGTGGATGCTGGCGAGCTCGTTCCCGTGATCGTACGCGGCTGGGACCAGCCCGCGTGGCTACACCGGGAGGCGCGAATCCCCCGCCGCATCGACCACGTCGCACTGCTCTCGCCCTTCGACCCCGTGGTCTGGGACCGCAAGCGTGCCGAGCGCATGTTCGGGTTCCACTACCGCATCGAGATTTACACGCCCGAACCGAAACGTCAGTTCGGCTACTACTCGCTGCCCGTACTTGTGGATGACGCGCTCGTCGGCCGCATCGACCTCAAGACCGATCGGCACGCGGGTGTGCTCCGTGTGCAATCCGCCTGGCACGAAGCCGGGCTCGACGCCCTGCCCGGAGGCACCGGAGCCCTCGCCGAACGAATCGTGCCGACCCTGCGCGAGATCGCACGCTGGCAAGGTATGGGCGAGATCAGCGTGACCGGCCGTGGCACCCTCTCCCCCGCCATCGAGGCCGAGCTGCAGCGCTGA
- a CDS encoding amino acid deaminase/aldolase: MKLLSTPATLWHTPEHYWQTLSDATHALDAPYGVLSLEALSHNAADMVRRASGVPIRVASKSIRVREVMDAVLELDDFRGVLAYTLTEALWLAETIDDVVVGYPSVDRAAIAALGTSPALAERVTLMIDSVEHLDFVDSVLSPQHRETIRVCIDVDASFQSPLLGHVGAHRSPVRSAAQARTLASTVVHRAGFTLVGIMAYEAQIAGVGNRPPHKAAFGRLLDVMQAASAKELRERRGEIVASVSEIAELEFVNGGGTGSLESTAEDTSVTEIAAGSGLFGPHLFDNYSHFTPAPAAAFALAVDRKYSLDIATVHGGGWIASGEAGVDRMPQPEWPEGLKYVPREGAGEVQSPLTGPAAEHLEVGDRVWFRHSKAGELSEHLNEFAVVADGRIVDTVPTYRGEGKAFL, translated from the coding sequence GTGAAGCTGCTCAGCACCCCCGCAACGCTTTGGCACACCCCCGAGCACTATTGGCAGACTCTCTCTGACGCCACGCACGCGCTCGATGCTCCCTATGGCGTGCTCTCGCTTGAAGCGCTCTCGCACAATGCCGCCGACATGGTTCGGCGGGCATCCGGAGTGCCGATTCGTGTCGCGAGCAAGTCAATCCGTGTTCGTGAAGTCATGGATGCCGTGCTTGAGCTTGACGATTTTCGGGGCGTTCTGGCCTACACCCTCACTGAGGCGCTGTGGCTGGCAGAGACCATCGACGATGTGGTCGTTGGCTACCCCTCGGTCGATCGCGCGGCCATCGCAGCGCTCGGCACGAGCCCGGCGCTCGCCGAACGCGTGACGCTCATGATCGACTCGGTCGAGCACCTCGACTTCGTCGACTCGGTGCTGTCGCCGCAGCACCGCGAGACCATTCGGGTGTGCATCGATGTGGATGCCTCGTTCCAGTCCCCGCTGCTCGGTCACGTCGGAGCACATCGCTCTCCCGTGCGCTCGGCGGCGCAAGCGCGCACTCTGGCCAGTACCGTAGTGCACCGTGCCGGCTTCACGCTTGTCGGAATCATGGCGTACGAAGCGCAGATCGCGGGCGTCGGCAACCGACCGCCCCATAAGGCCGCGTTCGGTCGCCTCCTCGATGTCATGCAGGCGGCATCCGCCAAAGAGCTTCGCGAGCGTCGCGGCGAAATCGTGGCGTCGGTAAGCGAGATTGCGGAGCTCGAATTCGTGAACGGCGGCGGCACCGGTTCACTCGAATCCACCGCCGAAGACACGTCGGTCACTGAGATTGCGGCCGGCAGCGGCCTGTTCGGACCGCACCTGTTCGACAACTACAGCCACTTCACGCCGGCCCCGGCGGCAGCATTCGCGCTCGCCGTCGACCGCAAATACTCGCTCGATATCGCGACGGTGCACGGTGGCGGGTGGATCGCCTCGGGCGAAGCCGGCGTCGACCGGATGCCCCAGCCCGAGTGGCCCGAAGGCCTGAAGTATGTGCCGCGCGAGGGCGCCGGCGAAGTGCAGTCACCTCTGACCGGCCCCGCCGCTGAGCACCTCGAGGTGGGGGACCGCGTCTGGTTCCGTCATTCCAAAGCCGGCGAACTGTCGGAGCACCTCAACGAATTCGCGGTCGTAGCCGATGGTCGCATCGTCGACACCGTGCCGACCTATCGCGGCGAGGGTAAAGCCTTCCTATGA
- a CDS encoding M48 family metalloprotease: MYRAIAKNKRNTVLIIILFVILIGFLGFALSFLMGGDPMTITIGTIIGAGVFTLIQYFAAGSQAVAMSGAVEIQKADNPRLYRIVENLSITTGTPMPKVYIVHDPAPNAFATGRDPEHAIVAATTGLLDIMTDAELEGVMAHELGHVRNYDIRVSMIVFGLVVAVGFISDIALRFTLFGGRGNNQNSNPIMIVIGLAALLISPLVAAVVQASISRQREYLADATGALTTRHPDALASALQKLGDYGRPMVKQNSTMAHMWISDPTKPGIMDRLFSTHPPIASRVERLSKIGGGF, encoded by the coding sequence ATGTATCGCGCGATAGCGAAAAATAAGCGCAACACTGTTCTGATCATCATTCTGTTCGTCATCCTTATTGGGTTCCTCGGCTTTGCGCTGAGCTTTCTGATGGGTGGCGATCCGATGACGATCACGATCGGCACGATCATTGGTGCGGGAGTCTTCACCCTCATCCAATACTTTGCAGCGGGCAGTCAAGCTGTCGCGATGAGTGGCGCGGTCGAGATTCAGAAGGCCGACAACCCGCGGCTGTATCGCATCGTCGAAAACCTGTCGATCACGACCGGTACGCCGATGCCAAAGGTGTACATCGTGCACGATCCGGCACCGAACGCGTTCGCTACTGGGCGGGATCCGGAGCACGCGATTGTGGCGGCAACAACCGGTCTGCTCGACATCATGACGGATGCCGAACTTGAGGGCGTCATGGCGCATGAGCTCGGTCACGTGCGCAACTACGACATCCGCGTGTCGATGATCGTGTTCGGTCTCGTCGTTGCGGTTGGTTTCATCTCGGATATCGCGCTGCGCTTCACCCTGTTCGGTGGCCGCGGCAATAACCAGAACAGCAACCCGATCATGATCGTGATCGGTTTGGCCGCTCTACTCATTTCGCCGCTGGTCGCCGCGGTCGTGCAGGCGTCTATCTCTCGTCAGCGTGAATATCTGGCCGATGCAACGGGGGCGCTCACGACGCGTCATCCGGATGCGTTGGCGAGCGCCTTGCAGAAGCTGGGCGACTACGGTCGCCCGATGGTGAAGCAGAACTCCACCATGGCTCACATGTGGATTTCTGATCCGACGAAGCCCGGCATCATGGATCGTCTGTTCAGCACTCACCCGCCGATCGCGTCGCGCGTGGAGCGGTTGAGCAAAATCGGCGGCGGTTTCTAG
- a CDS encoding LemA family protein: protein MEFLIVIGVIVLLAVIVGIYLWTTYNALVTLNVRVDEAWSDITVQLKRRADLLPNLIEAVKGYAAHEKGVFESVTKARAETLNAQGPVDAAAAENHMQSALKSIFAVAEAYPQLQASQNFLQLQGELVDTEDKIQASRRFYNGGVRELNTKIKIFPNTLFARNLGFHEREFFEVADAASIAEPPRVQF, encoded by the coding sequence ATGGAATTCCTGATCGTAATCGGCGTCATCGTTCTGCTCGCAGTCATTGTCGGCATCTACCTGTGGACGACGTACAACGCGCTCGTTACGCTCAACGTTCGTGTTGACGAGGCGTGGAGCGACATTACGGTGCAGCTCAAGCGTCGTGCCGATCTGCTGCCGAACCTCATCGAGGCGGTCAAGGGCTATGCAGCTCACGAAAAGGGCGTCTTCGAGTCGGTTACCAAGGCTCGCGCTGAGACGCTGAACGCTCAAGGCCCCGTCGATGCTGCCGCTGCTGAAAACCACATGCAATCGGCCCTCAAGAGCATCTTCGCGGTTGCTGAGGCGTACCCGCAGCTGCAAGCTAGCCAGAACTTCCTGCAGCTTCAGGGCGAACTTGTCGACACGGAAGACAAGATTCAGGCCAGCCGCCGCTTCTACAACGGTGGTGTGCGCGAGCTCAACACCAAGATCAAGATCTTCCCGAACACGTTGTTCGCTCGAAACCTTGGTTTCCACGAGCGCGAATTCTTCGAGGTTGCGGATGCCGCTTCCATCGCAGAGCCCCCTCGCGTTCAGTTCTAA
- a CDS encoding D-arabinono-1,4-lactone oxidase: MTTPEWMPPAAASAASTVPASLRPGSGWRNWGRSESAHPEFAARPESVDDVIAAVNFARDSGVTVKAWGAGHSFTSIAATDGLHLDVGALAGVIAVGGADGTQPTHVTLGAGANLHELPALLEPLGLALANMGDIDRQTIAGAISTGTHGTGARFGGIATQVRGVTLVTAAGEVLRVNANENPQLLPAAALSLGALGILVDVTIECVPTFLLHAVERPEPSAVVLDEWLQRSDETDHFEFFVWPHTTTALTKSNTRLPGDAPRHPLSRFSRWFDDEFMANGVFRAISAAGHAAPAIIPPINRLAVKLSGNREFTDVSTNVFVTDRTVRFREMEYALPIEAVPDAVRAIQKLIADKRWRVSFPIEVRSAAADSLLLSTASGRATGYVAVHRYWREDPAEYFREVEAIMMAHDGRPHWGKLHNRPAESLATAYPGFNEFLSIRDRLDPGRVFANDYLRQVLGQ, from the coding sequence ATGACAACGCCCGAGTGGATGCCGCCCGCGGCTGCAAGCGCCGCGAGCACGGTTCCGGCATCCCTCCGTCCCGGCTCCGGCTGGCGCAATTGGGGTCGTTCTGAGAGCGCCCATCCTGAATTTGCGGCTCGCCCCGAGAGCGTTGACGACGTTATCGCGGCGGTGAACTTCGCGCGCGACTCAGGCGTCACGGTCAAGGCCTGGGGTGCCGGTCACAGCTTCACCTCGATTGCGGCAACCGACGGCCTGCACCTCGACGTGGGCGCGCTCGCGGGCGTGATCGCGGTCGGGGGCGCCGACGGCACGCAGCCCACTCACGTCACGCTCGGGGCCGGCGCGAACCTCCACGAACTTCCTGCGCTGCTCGAACCGCTCGGGCTCGCGCTCGCCAACATGGGCGACATCGATCGCCAGACAATTGCCGGCGCAATCTCGACCGGTACCCATGGCACGGGGGCCCGCTTCGGCGGCATCGCCACCCAAGTGCGCGGTGTCACCCTCGTGACGGCGGCGGGCGAGGTGCTGCGCGTGAACGCGAATGAGAACCCGCAGCTGCTGCCTGCCGCTGCGCTCAGCTTGGGTGCCCTCGGCATCCTTGTCGACGTCACGATCGAGTGCGTGCCGACTTTTCTGCTGCACGCGGTGGAGCGCCCCGAACCGTCCGCCGTCGTGCTCGATGAGTGGCTGCAGCGCAGTGACGAGACCGACCACTTCGAGTTCTTCGTCTGGCCGCACACCACGACGGCTCTGACCAAGAGCAACACGCGTCTGCCGGGTGATGCGCCGCGGCATCCGCTCAGCCGGTTTTCGCGTTGGTTTGATGACGAGTTCATGGCCAATGGGGTCTTTCGTGCCATCAGCGCCGCCGGCCACGCAGCGCCAGCGATTATCCCGCCGATCAACCGGCTGGCAGTGAAGCTCTCGGGCAATCGCGAGTTCACCGACGTGTCGACCAACGTCTTCGTCACCGATCGCACGGTTCGGTTTCGCGAAATGGAATATGCCCTCCCCATCGAAGCGGTGCCGGATGCCGTGCGCGCCATCCAGAAGCTGATTGCAGACAAACGCTGGAGGGTTTCGTTTCCGATCGAGGTGCGCTCGGCTGCTGCGGACTCCTTGCTGCTCTCTACCGCGTCTGGGCGCGCCACCGGATACGTCGCGGTGCACCGGTATTGGCGCGAAGACCCCGCCGAGTATTTCCGCGAGGTCGAGGCGATCATGATGGCGCATGACGGCCGACCTCACTGGGGAAAGTTGCATAACCGGCCAGCCGAATCGCTCGCGACGGCGTATCCGGGATTCAATGAGTTCTTGAGCATTCGCGACCGGCTCGATCCGGGGCGCGTATTCGCGAACGATTATCTGCGCCAAGTGTTGGGGCAGTAG